The Lycium barbarum isolate Lr01 chromosome 9, ASM1917538v2, whole genome shotgun sequence genome has a segment encoding these proteins:
- the LOC132612192 gene encoding wall-associated receptor kinase 5-like produces the protein MQVDESTKWELAMKDEMDSLSANHTWELSELPKDKKALQNKWVYRIKEEPNGSKRYKARLVAKGFQQKEGIDYTEIFSPVVKMVTIRTVLGLVAKENLHLQQMDVKTAFLHGDLDEEIYMRQPEGFKVKGKENLVCKLQKSLYGLKQAPRQWYLKFDSFMKKADFSRCEADHCCYFKKFEDSYMILLLYVDDMLIVGANLQEIDRLKKGLSEEFAMKDLGAAKQILGMRIDRSKEGIKLSQEEYVRKVIKRFNMHDAKPVSTPLAGHFRLSKDQSPTTEDEKKQMDKIPYASAIGSLMYAMICTRPDIAHAVGQLPLVVDWAIGKETCEIAKKKKTAYACKSNNSNCHYNSTGYRCFCMHGYEGNPYLEDGCLDINECIDRKSDYRCAKDAICKNTEGNYTCTCPPDFSGDGTECSRNNPQRKIRDNLFIGVTVGAAFLILIVCGWSYTGFQRRKMLMMKKKFFQENGGLVLQQRLTGQEGSSNTNTIKILTAEELERATNDFDKDRVIGQGGYGTVYKGYLKDNRIVAIKKSKVIDRNQIEQFINEVIVLSQINHRNVVKLLGCCLETEVPLLVYEFINNGTLSEQLHDKVKASTLSLDIRLRVAAETAGVLSYLHSAAYPPIIHRDIKSVNILLDKSYTAKVSDFGASRLVPADQTELSTLVQGTLGYLDPEYLQTNQLTEKSDVYSFGVVLVELLTGRKAVRFDRPEEERNLAKYFTSSVEKGHLFDILDANIVCDERSTGQLKKVAMLAQRCLNVKGEDRPTMKDVAAELEAGSRLKHSWALTDQNSEETESLLQPLGFGYEQSERSIHIDSITSHMSLPLPGGR, from the exons atgcaagtcgatgaatcgactaagtgggagctggcaatgaaggatgagatggattcactatcggcaaatcatacatgggaattatccgagttgccaaaggataagaaggcattgcaaaacaaatgggtttatcggataaaggaagaacccaatggaagcaagcgttataaagcaaggctggttgcaaagggatttcaacagaaagaaggcatcgactatacggagatcttctctcccgtagtcaagatggtgactatcagaactgttcttggactggtagcaaaggaaaatctacatctgcaacagatggacgtgaaaactgcatttcttcacggtgatctagacgaggaaatctacatgcgacaaccggagggattcaaagtcaaaggaaaggagaatctggtgtgcaaacttcaaaagagtctgtacggactaaaacaggctccaagacagtggtatttaaagtttgacagctttatgaagaaagctgatttttcaaggtgcgaggcagatcactgctgttacttcaaaaaatttgaagactcgtacatgatactgctactctatgtcgacgacatgctaatcgtaggagcaaacctacaggagattgatcggttgaaaaaagggttatcggaagagtttgcaatgaaggatttgggagctgcaaagcaaatccttgggatgagaatcgaccgaagcaaggagggcattaaactctcacaagaagaatatgtgaggaaagttatcaaaaggttcaacatgcatgatgccaagccagtcagcactcccttggctggacactttcggttgtcaaaggatcagtcgccgacaaccgaggatgagaagaagcagatggacaagataccttatgcatctgcaatcggtagtcttatgtatgcaatgatatgtacaaggccagacattgcacatgcagtggg acagcTTCCTCTTGTGGTAGATTGGGCAATTGGTAAGGAAACATGTGAAATAGCTAAGAAAAAAAAGACTGCATACGCAtgtaagagtaacaacagtaatTGTCATTATAATTCAACTGGATATCGTTGTTTCTGCATGCACGGATATGAGGGGAATCCATACTTGGAAGATGGTTGCCTAG ATATCAACGAATGTATAGATCGGAAATCAGATTATAGGTGTGCCAAAGATGCCATTTGCAAGAATACAGAAGGGAACTATACATGCACGTGCCCTCCAGATTTCAGTGGTGATGGTACTGAGTGCAGTCGTAACAATCCTCAGAGAAAAATTCGTGATAATCTTTTTATAG GTGTCACAGTAGGGGCTGCTTTTCTGATTCTTATAGTTTGTGGCTGGTCATACACTGGATTCCAAAGGAGAAAGATGTTAATGATGAAGAAGAAGTTTTTCCAAGAAAATGGTGGATTAGTTCTACAGCAACGACTCACCGGGCAAGAGGGATCAAGTAATACTAACACAATAAAGATTTTAACAGCGGAAGAGCTAGAAAGGGCAACTAATGACTTTGACAAAGATAGAGTTATTggtcaaggaggttatggaactGTGTACAAAGGATATCTGAAAGATAATCGCATCGTTGCCATCAAGAAATCGAAGGTAATTGATCGCAATCAGATTGAGCAATTCATAAATGAAGTCATTGTCCTCTCCCAAATCAACCATAGGAATGTGGTTAAGCTCTTAGGTTGTTGCCTAGAGACAGAAGTTCCACTATTGGTGTATGAATTTATCAACAATGGAACACTTTCTGAACAATTACATGATAAAGTAAAGGCCTCCACTCTTTCTTTGGACATTCGTCTGAGAGTTGCTGCAGAAACTGCTGGAGTACTTTCATACTTGCACTCAGCCGCTTACCCTCCTATCATCCATAGAGATATCAAGTCTGTCAACATTCTTCTAGACAAAAGCTATACAGCCAAAGTGTCTGATTTCGGAGCATCCAGATTGGTTCCTGCTGATCAGACAGAGTTATCTACATTGGTTCAAGGAACTCTAGGATATCTAGATCCTGAATACTTGCAAACAAATCAATTAACTGAAAAAAGTGATGTATACAGTTTCGGAGTAGTGCTTGTAGAgctcctaactgggagaaaagcTGTACGTTTTGATAGACCCGAGGAAGAGAGAAATCTAGCTAAATATTTCACATCTTCAGTGGAGAAGGGTCATTTGTTTGATATTCTAGATGCCAATATAGTTTGTGATGAGAGAAGTACAGGGCAATTGAAAAAAGTTGCTATGCTTGCACAGAGATGCTTAAATGTTAAAGGAGAGGATAGACCTACAATGAAGGATGTTGCAGCAGAATTGGAAGCTGGATCGAGATTGAAGCACTCATGGGCTCTAACTGATCAAAATTCGGAGGAGACAGAATCCTTACTGCAGCCGTTGGGATTTGGATACGAACAAAGTGAACGCAGTATCCATATTGATAGCATAACGAGCCATATGTCTTTACCACTTCCTGGAGGAAGGTGA